The window TACTCTTCAATACCCTTTTTAATCAAATCTTTTCTATTTTCTTCAAAAATTGGTGATTCGTACAAATAGTTCACGATAGTTTCTGCTTCTAAGTCGAATTTACAAATCAAAGCTTTTATAGTATCTCGCAAAAACGGAGAAGAGTAAGACATATTTTGAGCAATCTGTAAAACAATATGACTGTCCAGATCTTCTTGTAAAGGACTAACACTTGCAATTATCCTTCCTGAACTATCTTGTATTTTTCTGGTAAAAAGGATTTGAATTGGCGATTCTTTATAAACGTCATTAAGTTGTTTTATAACTTCTCCTTTCTTTGGTATATAGTGAACAGCAATTCTTTTTAAAGCTGTGTTAAGGTCTCCATCAATTAAAGCATTGATAAATTTTTTTACTTCTTCAGTAGGAATAGTTACTGAGATTTCTACTGTTTTTAACTCTGAAGTAGCTTTATTACCTAACTTCCTAATTTCAATAGAAACTTTATCTGCTTTGTCTTTCAAGCCATATTGAGTATAAGTGTGGTACAAGTTTTCTAACCAGATAATTGCTACTTGAGCTGAAGGTTGAGTTGACACTGCTGCTTCTACTATTTCGCCATAAGTAAGAAGAACTCTTCTTAAATCCTCCTTCCTATTAACTGTGTTGTAATAATCTGCGAGTCGAATAACTGCGCTCTCTGCTGCCCAAAAATTATGTTCTGGAGATTTTAACAATCTCTCTAACCTTCCTTCTAACTTCTTTATGATCTTGTCTTTCTCATCTGGAGTTAACCTAACGTTTTTATTCTTTAAAAGTGAATCAAAGGAAAATCCCCAAAGTTCAGGTTTGTCGTCCTCTGCAACTTTCTTCTCGTAAGCAATCATGGCATCTTTTACTTTTGAAATAAGTTCTTCGCTGTTAAGGGACAAGGCAAGAGATAGAGCTCGTTTTAGTTTGGCAATTATGCTTATTTGATATTTGTGTAAATCTTTATTAGC is drawn from Caldisericum sp. and contains these coding sequences:
- a CDS encoding DUF4209 domain-containing protein is translated as MEENENIEKIKEFLKSLESFTENVNELEISEKLEKFAKQEYGEKWRESAPEILRAEIMAFEFIENYQNSKTEWGTYYGPIMTFEDQKGGHNEIPSIRDIIPSMIDYWEERAVESKNPLLKVRYADLVWDFSEKVKGVKPNYKVAVIVIENSIEIANKDLHKYQISIIAKLKRALSLALSLNSEELISKVKDAMIAYEKKVAEDDKPELWGFSFDSLLKNKNVRLTPDEKDKIIKKLEGRLERLLKSPEHNFWAAESAVIRLADYYNTVNRKEDLRRVLLTYGEIVEAAVSTQPSAQVAIIWLENLYHTYTQYGLKDKADKVSIEIRKLGNKATSELKTVEISVTIPTEEVKKFINALIDGDLNTALKRIAVHYIPKKGEVIKQLNDVYKESPIQILFTRKIQDSSGRIIASVSPLQEDLDSHIVLQIAQNMSYSSPFLRDTIKALICKFDLEAETIVNYLYESPIFEENRKDLIKKGIEEYLNGNYIVALHILIPQIEAAIRNLEEKTGGSIFKQSRYGGFNYKTLEEMLWDDNIRNVFGILGEDVTLYFRTLFSDARGWNLRNNICHGISTPETLNAAAADRVFHSLLCLSLIREISEDNGQ